The Alligator mississippiensis isolate rAllMis1 chromosome 8, rAllMis1, whole genome shotgun sequence genomic sequence gggggggtccTGGGCTAaccccgtgcccccccccccacaggtgcctgGCCTGTGTGGGCAGCCCCTTCCGCTGCCACTGGTGCAAGTACCGGCACATTTGTGCCCCTGACCCCACTCACTGCAGCTTTGCTGAGGGCCGTGTCAACACATCTGAGGTGAGAGctcacccctccttcccccagccagCTGTAACCTAGGAGCTAgtgcacccccgccccccaagccctgcctcagagctggctgcagcactgggaggttCCAACGTGGCGTGGGGGTGGGGATCAATACAGTGCCTTTAGGAGCTGCCTGTGGTCACAGTAATTGATAGTCTGGGGGCTGCggtcagagcagggagcagacagcGTGTAGGAGGGAGTCCTGGGGGCGACGTGGTCGTCTGGCTcaaccccttcttccctccctccctcccaaccaaGAGACAAGGGTGGATGCtggttggcagtgaggggctgtgggtcgggattGAGGAGCACCATGGGGGAGGCTCTTCCTTTGGCCTTCACCTGCACCCCAGTCTCCAGTCCTGGTACCCAGCTCCAATTAAACAGCTGTGGTTTCTATGGCAACCCTAGCAGTTGCCTGCATCTGGCTGGGAATGAAGGTTGGTTCTCTGGGCTTGGAGGGCGGTGAGGGTAGGGGGTGCTGAGTGTCCAGGTCATCTGGGTTCTCTAGATGGGAAGTGGGGGGTTGGGCTTCTGGACATCTGGGTCCTGacccccactccccctttccccccagggctgcccagagcTACTGCCAGGGGCAGCGGTGTTGATCCCAGCAGGGGTGCCACGCCCCATCAGCCTCCGGGCCAAGAACCTGCCGCAGCCACAGTCGGGGCAGCGTGGCTACGAGTGTGTCGTGGGGCTGCCAGGCCAGAGCCGGAGCCAGCGCATCCCTGCTGTGCGCTTcaactcttccagcctgcagtGCCAGAATGCCTcggtaccccctccccccaaacagtgccccagctgcctgggtaccCCGAGCTCGCTCCCAcacactcccagccctgcctgcatctAGGGGGCCTGGGGAGGCTGGGTGCtatgctcttgggggggggggggggagattggaAGTTGCTAGGCAAGCAGGCTGTTGTCAGGGAGCCTCTTTTAACCCTTTGCACCCCACTTCTGgggctcctcccttccccccagtaCTGGTATGAGGGGGACGCCGTGGCTGAGATGCCCTTGGAATTCTCTGTGGTCTGGGATGGAAACTTCGCCATTGACCAGCCCCCTGACTTCCAAGGTACTGGGGGATGGCTGGGGTattgtgggaggaggggagtcTTGACCCCCTCACCATGCAGCCTTAGGCCCAGTTCCAACTCATGGGGAGTCTGAGGAGttcaggggcatgtggggggaaTTGGGGGCATTGAGGTAAGTTGGGGGCCTTCAGGGGGGAAGGGTTatggaggagctgggctgggtttgTAGGGGCCTGGAGGGGTCAGTCACTTTGGGGGGATTGTATGGTCCTTGGGATTTTGGGGGGTAGAGGCACTGGGGGGAGATTAGGGGCTCGTGGGGAATTTTGGGGGGACCAGGAGTGAGTCAGGGACATGGAGAGAGCatcgggggggctggggtgggtcaagAAGATGGGATTCAGAGAGACAAGGGGTGGTCACAGGTCTGTTGGGGAGGACTTGCAGGTCATGGAGGTATTGGACTGGGGGTGAATCAGGGGCACGTGGGCAGGGATGTGGGAGGTCAGGGGCTGCTGATGCCTGATCTCTGCCTCTACCCCTGCTGGCAGCGGTGCTGTACAAGTGCAGGGCGCAGAGGGGCTCCTGCGGGCTCTGCCTCCGCTCCGACCCACAGCTCGAGTGCGGCTGGTGTGTGGCTGAGCGGCGCTGTGGCCTCCGgctccactgcccccacccacGACTGGGCAtcagcagtagtggcagtgggtgggtgccTGCAGGGCGCCGGGGTACTCGCTGCGCCCACCCCCGCCTCACCCAGGTAACAGGGACACTCctccagcccagggagcccaggcatctgggttctCATCAGCTCTCACCTcccaaagaacccaggtgtctgggcttgCTATTCCCCACTTCTCTAACCCTTCCAGACTCCACTTCTCTGCTAGAGAACCTGGATATTAACtcccagcttccctgctgccaccccacaacccccattCCCTgcacagggaacccaggcatccaggctgaGAATCCTGGTCCCTGGGCTTTGCCCCCTGGGAGATGCAAGCAGGGGCAGTTGGGGTtgtgcatggtgggggagggtcacaggggggcagggaagaaaatgGGGCTGATCCCCACCACCTGtaacccctgccttccccaggtGGAGCCATTGCAGGGCCCCAAGGAAGGGGGCACGCGGGTGACGCTGTGGGGGGAGaatctggggctgcagccatatGAGGTCGCTGTGCGTGTGGCCGGGGTCTactgcaaccccctgcctgggctctaCGTTCCAGCTGAGAGGTGCGGGGGCTGTGGGTCCAGATCAAGCGGCACCGTGGGGCTATAATGTGTGGGGGCTCTGGATTGGGCATTAGGGTTACCATGAGGTCATTGCGGGGCAAGACAGGGGCACCATGAAGGGCATTGTCAGGCTCAGAGTGAGGGGTGCCAcagggctgcagaggagctgTGTCAGAAGTGAGGAGCACCGTGGGGCtatagggggctgcaggtcaggagtgaggggctcctCCATGCAGCAGTTTGGGGGGTGTTGACTCCTGTTCCTGCCCCGCCAGGGTGGTGTGTGAGATGGAAGAGTCGCTGGTGCCTGACCCCCCACCTGGTCCAGTGGAGGTCTGCGTGGGTGACTGCAGCGCCGAGTTCCGTGCCCGTGGCCCTACCCCCTTCGCCTTTGTGGTAACCTTGGCTGGGGGGAGGACACATGGACGATCTGGGGGGCTTGGGAGCTGTAGGgaggctcctgcctcctgctgatGCTCTCCCTGACCCCCAGACTCCAGTATTGCTGAGCCTGAGACCCACAGTGGGGCCAGTGTCAGGGGGAACCCGCCTGACAGTCACTGGCACCCACCTGGATGCTGGCAGCAACGTCTCTGTTGCCCTGCGGGGGGCACCCTGCCCTCTCATCAGgtatgggttgggggggcagtgCCTTTGCTCCTGACCCACATCTTCCTCAGGCCCCATGGTGCTTTTCACTCCTAATCTCCAGCCCCCTCCAATCCcacagtgcccctcgctcctgacctaCAGCACCTCCCGTTGTCCTGGGTTGTCCCTTTCTCTCAGCCCCCACTGTGCCTCgatggtgccccttgctccctgccccacccccagccctgcagtgccccTTTACTCCCAACCCCATCTCATgatccccttttcccccccctGTAGGCGGGGCCCCAAGGAGCTGGTTTGTCTGACACCGCCCTCAGCGCTGGGGCCTGGCTCAGCCACCCTGGGGATGTGCATGGATCGGGCAGCGCTGGGGGCCACCCGCAACCACACGGCAGCTCTGAGCTACCGCTATCTGCCTGACCCGTCCATCACTGCTGTTGACCCTCTCTGGAGCATTGCCAAGTAAGGAACCCTCTCCTGGACCCCTCCAGCACTCCCAGCTTTCCACAGACCCCCCCTAacactgcccccacctccacagtggcagcacacagctcGTGGTGCATGGCACCCGCCTGGACAGCATCCAGGAGCCCCGAATCCGTGCTGTGTACAGGGGCATTGAGACCCTCAATGTAAGTGCCTGGGTAGGGGGAAGGGCATTGTGGGGGATGCTGGAAGGGGCCTCTGacttccacccccaccaggagCCACCAAACCCATGGCCCAGTGAATCCCTCTAGAGCTGGGCTCTGACCCCTGAGCTAAAGCTGATCCCCTCTAATCCTTGCCCCCTACCATCTCTAGAGCTGATCCTTGATCCCCTGCTGACCTCTGACACACAGGTGACCCCTTCCTTTCCCAGAGTCAATCTCTGACCTGGAGCTGattcctgccagccccacagcttaCCTTTGACCCCCTTAGAGATGACTCCCTAAAGCTGATCTCTGATCCCTGCCTTCTTAGAGCTGACATCTGCCATCCCCAGAGCTGACCCCTGATCCTGAGCCCTCTGATCCCCTTGAGTTGATCCCTTGGAGCTGACCACTGACCCTTGATCCACTGCTGACCTCTGACTTCTGCCATCCCCAGAGCGGGACTCTGGCCATGAGCTGATCCCTACCACCCCCAGACCTAACCTCTGACCCTGAGCTCACCCTTGTCATCTCCACAGCTGATCGTTGATCCCCCCCTTCAAGGTGACCCCTAAAGCTGACCTCTGCCTTTCCTAGAGCTGGCCTCTGACCCTGAGCTGACCTTGCTGTCCCCAAAGCTGATATTTGACTTCTTAGAGTTGATCCCCCAAAGCTGACTACTGACCCATGATACCTTGCTGATCTCTGACCCCACTActgcccccacctgctcctgtctcgacccccagagctgctgctgcccctggtgccccccattttccctctctgagctgcccctgctgacctctgcccctccccccctccccccaccggccAGCAGAGCTGCCAGGTGCTGAATGACTCGGTGATGCTGTGCCAGGCGCCAGGGttggcagtggggagccaggggctgccGCCAGGTGGGGTGCAGCCCGAGGAGTTTGGCTTCGTGCTTGACCATGTCCAGGCTGCCCGGAGCCTCAACCGCTCGCTCTTCACCTACTTCCCTGACCCCAGCATAGAGCCGTTTGGCCCCAGCGGCGTCCTCGAGGTGCAGCCTGGTGCCCACGTCGTCCTCAAGGTTCGGTGGGGTGGAAGGGATGCcatgggtcaagagtgaggggcacgatGGGGTGATGAGTGGGGCTGTGggtttgggaatgaggggcaccatgagctgtgggctgcaggttgggagtgagtgggggctgtgggtttggagtgaAGGGTACTGTGGGCTGGAGGGGTTCAGGTCAGGGCTGAGGGGCACTGAGCTCATTCTCATTCCCTCCCCAGGGCAAGAACCTGATCCCAGCGGCTGGGGCAGGCGCACGCCTGAACTACAGAGTGCTGATCGGGGGGGAGCCATGTGCTCTCACTGTGTCTGAGACGCAGCTGCTGTGCGACTCTCCCCACCAGACCGGGGAGCAGCCTGTCATGgtggggggatgaggggggagGCCTGGGCCCGGGGGGGGGTGGTCCATCCTAGGGCTACTGGGGCAACAGGGAAGAGCAGGAGTACATTGGGGTCCCCCATATTATAGACCCCCCCTTGCAGGGCTTGGCtgggaggggattgggggggctgcTCTTCCtgactcttttttccccccccctcccctgtccaCTTCCTGGTTTGGGGATTCTTGGGGGAGGCCTAGCAGGGGCTTTGGGGTGCTaccctcccctcccttgctgctcTGACCCCCCAAATCTTGTTTCTTCTTGAagatgtgggttgggagtgaggggcaccacaggGTCCTGGGGGGGAAATggattgggagtgtggggcagcacATGGTTCTGTGGGTCAGTATTTAGGGGTAAGGGGCACCTAACCTTAACTCCAACCCTAACGCCAATTCATCTGTTACAGATCCTGGTGGGGGGCCTGTCCTTCTTGCCAGGGACATTGCACATCTACCCTGAGGCAATGCTGCCACTAGGAGCactggtggggcttggggccgggGGGTCACTGCTGCTCCTTGCCATCATTGGTGTTCTGGTGGCCTACAAGCGCAAGACACGCGATGCTGACCGCACCCTCAAGCGGCTGCAGCTGCAGATGGACAATCTGGAATCCCGTGTGGCACTCGAATGCAAGGAGGGTGCGTGCTCAAGTGGGAGTTGTggattgggaatgaggggcatcaCAGGCTAATGATGGGGGTtatgggtcaggaatgaggggcactgtgGGGGCCATAGTGGGGacagtaggtcaggagtgaggggcactgtgggcccttggcagggggtggtgctgggccacGTGCTGACGCCCCTGCCTCTGTGGCTGTGCAGCCTTTGCGGAGCTGCAGACTGACATCCATGAGCTGACTAACCACCTCGATGGGGTGAAGATCCCGTTCCGTGGCTACCGAGACTACGCCCTGCGTGTGCTCTTCCCTGGTGCCGAGGAGCCACCCCTGCTACGCGATCCCTATGTAAGTGCCTGGCAttggcctggacacctgggtccccctgctcccagatgcctgTGTCCCCTCCAGGTCTCACCACTGCctcccctggatgcctgggtccccacccccaggccctttctCTCACCCTCTCTTGGTggcttcccttcctttccactcTTGGattccccccccaaccctaccCCCATGGttacaggcagtgccaggggcatCACGGGGGCTGCGGGCCTTTGGACAGCTGTTGTTGGTGCGGCCGTTCCTGTTGGCCTTTGTTCACACACTGGAGGCACAGCGCGGCTTTGCCATGCGTGACCGTGGCCTCGTGGCCtcgctgctgctggtggcactgCAGGGGCGGCTCGACTATGCCACCGCTGTCCTGCGCCAGCTGCTGGCTGACCTCATTGCCAAGGACCTGCAGCACCGTGCCCACCCCAAGCTACTGCTGCGCCGGTGAGATCCAGGGGGGTGTGGGTACCCCTCTGCACCCCCAAACCTAGCACTGCACCCACCCTGAGCTTCTACTGTGCTGGtgagagattggggggggggggggggggctggttaTCCTCTATTTCCCTATAGCCCTCCCAAACCCAGCACTATGCCTGCCCTGACCTGCGGCTCCAGTGAGATACTGGGGGGGTGCATATACCCCAGACCACCTTAAATTCTCTGGTGCACCACAATACACCCAATGCATACCCAGATGCACTctagccccgcccccgcccctaATGCTGCTGCCCATCATGCCCAGGGGACTAGCCCCTGATatttgcccccagcccctgccccagcagggttccctggacacctgggttatTTTATTCCTCGCCCCCTTGATGCTCTCCAAGGCCCGTCCTCTTTCCTGGCTTTGCCCAGttgctctcctccccctccccacccagaatCCTGTGCTCCTCTGATAATGTGGtgtcgtgtcccccccccccccccccaggacagAGTCAGTGGCTGAGAAGATGCTAACAAACTGGTTCACCTTCCTGCTGCATCGCTTCCTCAAGGTTGTGGGGGGCAAACTGGATGCCTGGGTACTCTGGTCTAGGGACAAGGGGTTGTCTGGGTTcctcccacactgagcagcaggggttggggggctgtgggaggcaagatgccagggttcccttgtcaAGGATGAGGGTGCTTATTTTCCAGGATGTggcatgggaggggggctgcttcctggacacctgggcaggttggggctgtacctggatgcctgggttcacagggggctgtccagacacctgggttccctagggaagtgtgtgggtgggggttcTTCTTGGGGCTCAtgtccagatgcctgggtttctgAATGTATTGGACACCTGGGTCtgcagtggctgataccctcccCCCATTCTGGCAGGAGAGTGCAGGGGAGCCGCTGTACCTGCTCTTTTGTGCCATCAAGCAGCAGGTGGAGAAAGGGCCACTGGATGCAGTGACGGGGGAGGCACGTTACTCACTCAGTGAGGACAAGCTGATCCGCCAGCAGATCGACTACAAGACCCTGGtacctccccccctgcccccccccccaactgcctgGGTTGTAACCCCAGCATGAAGGGCTGGAAGCCCAGATGCATGGGTGCTCTGGGGGGTGAGatcaggggagctgggggcccAGATGCTTGGGTCCTTAACCCACCTGAGGGACAGGAAGGGGTTTAGAGCAGGGATccctgggaagggagagggtggaCTAGGTTtcttggatgcctgggttctctggctggggagggggactaAGGTGTGGgtagcccagatgcctgggttctccaaGAGGGGAGTGCCTCTGTCCCCAGAGGTCCGCCCCCCTGTATCTTACCCCCTGTCTGTCCAGACGCTGCTTTGTGCCTGCCCTGATCCCCCCGGAGGTGCTGCACTGCCTGTCAAAGTGCTGAACTGTGACACTGTGACGCAGGCCAAGGAGAAGCTGCTGGATGCTCTGCACCGGGGGGCCCCCATGTCCCAGCGACCTCGTGCCAATGACCTTGAGCTTGGTGTGCCCTGGTGCCTGGGTCCCTGCTGGTCTGGGGCAGTGGAGGCAGCTGAGTGCCTGGGTTCCCCCTGGATGTGGGTGGGGAGTACCTGGGAGCCTGGATTCTTGGGTTCCCTCCCagcttggacacctgggttccccctcTAATGAGGGGAGGGTGCTGGCTGTGAGCTCAGATACTTGGGTTCTCTCCCAACTATGGGGTTAAACTTGAGTAGGTGGGGAGGTGTTTttggagcccagatgcctgggttctctcccagctggGGAAAGGGCATGGAACCCCAGACACGCAAGTTTCCTTCCAGCTAGAGAACAGGGGGgagggagcctggacacctgggttacCTCCTAGCTGGATAGTTAGAATATGTGTGTTGGGGACGGGGATGGCGGGGGATTGGCGCTAgggtcctggacacctgggttcataGTTCTAGGATGGGAGTGAGGTCTGGTGAGTTGGAGCAgtgtgggagagggggtgctgggagcccagattCCTGGACTACCTAGATAGGGAGTGGGAGGTCTCACCCCCACACCCATCTCCCCTGCAGAGTGGTGCCAGGAGGGTTCAGGTCGGATCCTGCTACAGGATGAAGACTCCACGAGCCGGGTTGAGGGTGACTGGAAGCGCATCAACACCCTGGCACACTATCAGGTgactcccacccctctcctcttccccctccaggggggactgggaggtgagagcagggggactgggagcttggatgcctgggtcccctgcctccctcacccctgTCCCTGTGCCCGCCCCCCCAGGTGACAGATGGGTCAACAGTGGCCCTGGTTCCCCACCAGGCCTCTGCTGTCAATCTCACTGGGGCCGGGGGCTCTGTCAGCCGCTCCCTCAGCCGATATGGTGAGGATCTCCCCCTACACCTTGAAACCCAGGGCCTCTCTCATGCCCAGGCTATGGAGTTGGGGTGGGGTTATGGTCTGCAGGGGGGGGTAGAACCCAGATGTTTGGGTTctctgggagaggaagggggctgggggggtgaaAGCAGTGGGGCGGTGGGGGAGgaagcctggacacctggggtctCTCCTTCGTGTGGGTGAGAAGTGGAGTCAGGGGGCATTGGGTGGGGGGAGTCTCTGAGATTTGGGGGGGTCCCATAGGGtctgggagggttggggggcattTGGGGGTAGGGCTCTAGAGGGAGGGATCTTGCTCCCTTGCAATGACAGCTCGCCCCCTGCAGAGACGCTGTTGCGGACGTCTGGCAGCCCTGACAGCCTGCGTTTGCGGGCCCCAATCCTAACACCTGAGCGTGAGGCTGGGACCCGCCTGTGGCACCTGGTGCGGAGTCACGACCCCCtagtggggggtggtggtgatgctggtgggggagggcctGAGCGTGGTAGCAAGATGGTCTCCGAGATCTACCTCACTCGGCTCCTCGCCACCAAGGTAGGGCCCCCAGGGCCTCACAACACCCCTATACTCAGCCCTGAAGCCCTATAGCTCCCCCATACTCAACCCTGGATCCTCAACCTGTTCATTGCACCCTGAACCCTTAACACCCCAATCTCCCCTTGTATCCACAGAACCCAGCCTCCCATATCTCATGGCTTCTCACAGCAACCCCACCTGGGACTCCAAAactcccccacagccctgtgcacCCCAATCCCAGCTTGTGGCTGCCCAAATGTCCCACTGCATCTGCACCTCCAAACCCATCCTGTTGTACCCCTATTGCTCCTTTGCCCCCAAATCCTCCACTGTCACCTacacccccaggcccagcccagcatcCAAGATCCATCACATCCACCCTCTAGCCCCACCTTTTGCTCCCAACCCTGGTGACAGACCCCTCAGCCCTCCTTTGCATTCCaaatcccagccctgctccccaggcctccTACAGCACCCCCAAAcccaccatgccccccctccccacatcgaCCTTAGTCCTAGCATAATGGGGAGGCTATGGTTGGAGATGGGCtggagggggggctgtgggggcaggtgtgTGCCTGGGGGGTCAGCACCAGGCTGAGATGCTTGGGGGTGGGTCTCTGGGTACAGGGGACATTGCAGAAGTTTGTGGATGATCTGTTTGAGACGGTGCTGAGCACCGCCCATCGTGGCAGCGCCTTGCCCCTCGCCATCAAGTTCATGTTTGACTTCCTGGACGACCAAGCCGACCGGCATGGCATAACTGACCCTGATGTACGCCACACCTGGAAGAGCAACTGGTGAGGGCCCCTGGAattggccacagcccccccccaaaaccagtcagagcccccctgcacccctcaaACCAGCCATGGCCCTCCCAGAGTTGGCAACAGCCTCCTCTACTTCCCAAACcatctgcagccccttgcagagctggccacagcccctcagcaccCTCAAAACCATCCACAGCATTCCTCAAAGCTGGCTACAGCCTCCTGCACCCCTtatgccagcctcagctccctccctcccgcaAGCTGGTCACAGCCCTATGCACTGCCCCATCAACCCGGAGGTCCGGAGGGGGACTGTTCTGGCAGGCCAGGGCGGGTGAGCCTGGCCCAAACACTCAGCCCAGAATTGCTTATCCCAACGTGCCACACCTGAAAGAGCAACTGGAGAGGGCCCCCCAaaccagccacagcccccccacccaagaTACCCCTTGAACCATCCCCCTTTCTCTCAAAATATCCTTGGCATGGCCCCTCCTCTACCCTCAGACCCTGGCCAGGTCCTCCCTCACCaggacccaccccagccccagagccagctgcatccccTCCTGCAACCTCTGAAGAGCCTCAGCTTTATTGGGGTGCTGGGCCCCTGTGTTTGAGGGTTTCTTGTATTATAGGGGTCCTGTGGCAGTTTGCCTGAGTGATAGGAATgctgcccccccaaaccctcttATTTCCCCTTCCTACGGGTTCTCGTACATGTGGTCCAGACCCCATTGGTCACATTGAACCAGCTTTTGGGCCCCTGCCTTGGATTCTGGGGTGTCTAGGGGCTCCCCTATAATTTAAGTGGCTTCTGGTCCTCCTGACCTCCCTACTTGCAGCCTGCCGCTGCGGTTCTGGGTGAATGTGATCAAGAACCCACAGTTCGTGTTCGACGTGCACAAGACGCCTATTACAGATGCTTGTCTCTCAGTCGTGGCCCAGACCTTCATGGACTCCTGCTCCACCTCTGCCCAGCGCCTGGGCAAGGACTCGCCCTCCACCAAGCTGCTCTATGCCAAGGATCTGCCTGCCTACCGTGCCTGGGTGGAGCGGTGAGAGGCCAGGGTGGGAGGCCCCGGAATCCAGCATGTGCCCCCAGAACCCAGTGCATGCCCCCAAAACCCAGCATGTGCCTCTCTCCCTGTGTACCCCAGAGATTTAAAGGCAGCAGCCCCAAAATGCAGTAGGAAACCTCAAAAAAtacctcccaaacccctgcatgcaTCTCTAAAGTTCTGGGGCTGAGAGatggaggggcacagggctgtaCCCCCATAAACCTGGTTGGGGGAGTGGGAGatgggcacagggctgtgcctgcacATGGTACCCTAAAACCCTGGGGGTCATGGGGCTATACCCCCAATACCCCAGAGGGGGTTGGGAGAATGGGGATCACAGATCTGTACCCCCGTAAGCCTGGGCAGAGGAtgtcaaggggctgggggactggggagtagtgaggggcctggaggtgttggctatggggaggctggagccccaACCCTTGCTGGTGGGTCAGGGTTGGGCGCCCCAATTGGGGGGGACCTCAGTTGCTTGGGGGTGTCTCAGGGGAGGGTGGGTCCCTTTCCTGCCCCCCTGAACCCTTGCCTGGGGCAGGTACTACCGGGACATTGCCAAGATGACAACCATCAGCGACCAGGACATGGATGCCTACCTAGTGGAGCAGTCGCGACTCCACGCCGGCGAGTTCAACACGTTGGCGGCCCTGGGCGAGCTCTTCCACTACGT encodes the following:
- the PLXNA3 gene encoding plexin-A3 isoform X2; this encodes MAPPPLLWGAALLLLPLPMALSPSPFPFPHSSPHPPSSSLFSAPGGVALTHLAVHRDTGEVFVGAVNRVFKLAPNLTLAQSHATGPVPDDPRCYPPPAVRPCTHPLRPADNVNKLLLLDYAGGTGGPGGPGRLLACGSVWQGVCRLLRLSDLALLAEPHRRKEHYLSGGPDSDAMAGVILEAPSSTGGSTLFVGTAVEGRSEYFPTLSSRRLVPEPSSPDMFSLVYQDEFVSSQVKVPSDTLSLHPAFDIYYVSAFVSGGFVYFLTLQLDPQQPSEGAPPGSGDPAPVAAAAGPSTAGGERFFSSRLVRLCAGDAEFYSYVEFPLGCSQAGVEYGLVQAARVAKAGRHLARALGLAEGEDVLFAAFAQGQKNRAMPPRRSLLCLFTLDEVNARIRQRIQACYRGEGRLSLPWLLNKELPCINTPIQITGNFCGLVLNQPLGGLQPIEGRPLLAERSEGLASVAAYTHRGHTVVFLGTRAGTLKKVRVDGPQDVHLYESVPISPGEPLLRDASLSPDQRHLYLLSRSQVVRLPVETCERYQSCETCLGSGDPHCAWCILHHRCGRESACPRGGEPGRLALVLAQCVRLHIEPSNASVTAPAPLLLLTVENVPDLSPGIVCVFVGVGQSPAQLLLGGQVTCSAPAPHDLPPSPAPHGEARPLHLWLRSLETGQDFVGTEFIFYNCSRLLGCLACVGSPFRCHWCKYRHICAPDPTHCSFAEGRVNTSEGCPELLPGAAVLIPAGVPRPISLRAKNLPQPQSGQRGYECVVGLPGQSRSQRIPAVRFNSSSLQCQNASYWYEGDAVAEMPLEFSVVWDGNFAIDQPPDFQAVLYKCRAQRGSCGLCLRSDPQLECGWCVAERRCGLRLHCPHPRLGISSSGSGWVPAGRRGTRCAHPRLTQVEPLQGPKEGGTRVTLWGENLGLQPYEVAVRVAGVYCNPLPGLYVPAERVVCEMEESLVPDPPPGPVEVCVGDCSAEFRARGPTPFAFVTPVLLSLRPTVGPVSGGTRLTVTGTHLDAGSNVSVALRGAPCPLIRRGPKELVCLTPPSALGPGSATLGMCMDRAALGATRNHTAALSYRYLPDPSITAVDPLWSIANGSTQLVVHGTRLDSIQEPRIRAVYRGIETLNSCQVLNDSVMLCQAPGLAVGSQGLPPGGVQPEEFGFVLDHVQAARSLNRSLFTYFPDPSIEPFGPSGVLEVQPGAHVVLKGKNLIPAAGAGARLNYRVLIGGEPCALTVSETQLLCDSPHQTGEQPVMILVGGLSFLPGTLHIYPEAMLPLGALVGLGAGGSLLLLAIIGVLVAYKRKTRDADRTLKRLQLQMDNLESRVALECKEAFAELQTDIHELTNHLDGVKIPFRGYRDYALRVLFPGAEEPPLLRDPYAVPGASRGLRAFGQLLLVRPFLLAFVHTLEAQRGFAMRDRGLVASLLLVALQGRLDYATAVLRQLLADLIAKDLQHRAHPKLLLRRTESVAEKMLTNWFTFLLHRFLKVVGGKLDAWESAGEPLYLLFCAIKQQVEKGPLDAVTGEARYSLSEDKLIRQQIDYKTLTLLCACPDPPGGAALPVKVLNCDTVTQAKEKLLDALHRGAPMSQRPRANDLELEWCQEGSGRILLQDEDSTSRVEGDWKRINTLAHYQVTDGSTVALVPHQASAVNLTGAGGSVSRSLSRYETLLRTSGSPDSLRLRAPILTPEREAGTRLWHLVRSHDPLVGGGGDAGGGGPERGSKMVSEIYLTRLLATKGTLQKFVDDLFETVLSTAHRGSALPLAIKFMFDFLDDQADRHGITDPDVRHTWKSNCLPLRFWVNVIKNPQFVFDVHKTPITDACLSVVAQTFMDSCSTSAQRLGKDSPSTKLLYAKDLPAYRAWVERYYRDIAKMTTISDQDMDAYLVEQSRLHAGEFNTLAALGELFHYVERYREEILTALERDAYCRRHKLGPRLEQAITLVHSHS